The Oncorhynchus masou masou isolate Uvic2021 chromosome 14, UVic_Omas_1.1, whole genome shotgun sequence region GTAGCCCAACCAGACTTTTAGCACTTAGAGTAAGGACTGTAGTCAAACTACCTTCTTCCTGAATAAGAGGTTGGTTCAGAGACGAGAGATGAGCAAGGGGACACAAAATAACCAATTGTTTTTGAGATAGCATTTAATGGACACGGATTATTTGCTGACATTCATGAGTCCAAGACTGTATGAGTATAAAACAgcagatttaaaaaaatcctGTATAAATTCAAAACAAACTGTGAGGCACTATACAGGGGCCTGACTCCAAAACACTCCCATGTCCACTATCGGTCTCGACGTTTCACTTTCACCATTTATGATATGCAACACAAACTTAATTTTTTAACAATGTTATATTTTTAtcagtgaaataaataatttgtATATGTGAGGAACTAAATATAAATGTCGAATTATAAAGGACAGATTGTGAACTAGGTATAATTAAATGAGGGCAGTGTTTCTGATTTACAGTAATAGTGAAAACTGCCTTTGGTTTTAAATACCAAAAATGTACAATACTTAATTTTGTTTACATTATCATTTCTACATTTACTGTATTCATGTCATTGCCTTACtttgtattttatatttatacATAGCATGTTTTAAAGGATTTTGTAATTAaatgaaaatacatttacatCAATTTGATCTGAATTAAGTTCCTTTTCAGGCTATTTGCCTCATTTACATTAAGTTAATAGCGACAAATACCTTTTACTTAATATAAAGTCACTCTCCAGCTGTAACAAAAAAATGCATACATATACATTTATTCAATACAAACCACACAGTAAAGACAAATATTTTCAGAAATATAATTACAAAAAATGTGATGTAATAGAAAAGTAATGTGTATAGACAAGCAATTTTCAATTAAATATTGCTATTCAAAAACAAATATTACAATCCACAATGATACAAAACAAACTAACTGCATTGATGAAAATATTCATGCTAATGTTTCCATAGAAATACTCAGAGTGTCATGACGTTTACGTTCAATTTTACAAGTAACAATTCAACATAGattattttttacaaaaatgtataaaatggACAATATACATTTTATTTGCTATAGTTATAATCCGGAGGTGAAGAAAACAATACAATGTAATGTGTATACAAGGCGAGAATTGGCAGGAACAGTCAGGCAACAATTAAAGGACGGTTCTAAATGAAAATATGAAATCTGTGATTGTCAGAACCAGAAACATTACAGCTGTAATTTGGCCAAAAACAGAATTCTCAACATTCAATATATCTTGAAAGTAGCTGCCATTTGATGCTAGTTGCCAATAACAGGTTTGCACCTACAGCTCAATTGGGAATTATCATCTGGAAATTGTTTGGCTAGTAAGAATCCTTACTTGAGAAGTATGTGCATTCAATAACTGCTGTGTAAATACACATTGATGTCAATGGATAATATCCACAAAGATTTGAGTTGCATGTGAACTTCCAAATGTAGGATTCAGTAGCAAATAAAGCAGGACGTGTTTAATAATGATTAAAAGGCTGAGGCATTGGCATATTAAGAATGCAGATTATCAACAAAACTGGTGGTAGAAATAGTAGCAGTTTTAAATACAAACACTTATGCACTCACTGACCTAAACCAATGATATAAAATGcattacatccatagataatcAAATATTACAATAACAGTATATTCCATATCGTTATCTACAAATAGTACACAATGAAAATACAAAAATTCTTCAATGATCATTTTAAACGACTCAATGGAAGGTAAATAATACACCCCCACAAAAGAAAAACATTGTAAACAATTACAGAAGATGAGGACGAGCTTGATGTTGGATGGGAGGCAACGGGACTGGGCAATTTGTAATAACAATATTTTGAAAATGTAAATGTGCTATTGTCTACCCCTTTGATTGGCATTTGTCAACAGATATTCTGGTCAAAAGCTAACCAGGAATCCAGCTGGTCAAGCTTGGAGCAAAGAAGTGAATCAAGCTCCTGCAGATTGAGGGTGGGGTGATCTTTAGAAGAGAGGCAACCCCCGCGCTTGGGCCTTCCAAAAGGAGAGCCAACCCCAGCTTTCCTGGGTAAAACACCCCCTGCCCCAGCACCAACAAGTGGCTTCCTTGGCTTTCTGGCCACACCAACCTCTGGGAACTCCACAAAACGCTTCATGCGCTTCTGACCAAGGAGGGAATGAGACCCATCGCGTCGACTGAGTGGCACCTCAAATATGGTCTCCAGCCGTCTGGGACGAATaaaaacaaacacagagcaaGGAAGTTGTTAATGAAAGGAAAGTGACAGTCAGTCGTTACAATGATGATTACATGTACTGTAGGATGAACAATAAGATGCATGAGTGAACAGTAACCTTTCAGGGGGCTTGGTGAAGTTTTTATTAGTGTAGATTTCCTCCAAACTGAACTCCTTCTTCTTCACCCTGTTGGAACACAACAGATGAGTTGGGGTTTTAGTCATCCATGTCATAACATTTTACGAATACAGGTGGCAAGTTTACcatatacacacaggcacaccatcacacaatcacacataccTGATAGGCTTGGGCAGGCCCATGGGTGTGAGGTTGTGGAGGGGTTTGGGTAAGGCTTTGCGAATTCGAATGGATGACACTTTCCTTCGTTCCTCATGTTTGCCGGATTCCAACTGTGCAAGCACCACCACAGTGGTGAAGGTGGGTTAAAGCCAGACTCTTATCTACACTTCTTTGTAACTAATCACATAATGTATGTCATATGTAAATGACATAGTTCACATTAAATATTACGTGGTCAGTGTACCTTAATTTCAGAATCTGACAATGCTTTTTCCTCTCTCATCCCTATGGCTTCGAACTCATTCCTGAAATGGTTTTTGTCCTCCAcattctccccatcctcctcatgcTGCTGGCTTGTCTCATTCTCCAAGGGAATCTTTGACAATGCACTGGAAACATGATGGAATTAATAATTTTTAACTACTGTAATCAAAaaggaaaatatgtattttcaaacAAAGGACAAAGTGGTGTTTTACCTGCAAAAGGAGGAGACTGAAGCAGAGGATATGTCTGATGTCAGGTCACAGGGGTCAGAACTGGAGAACAGGTGACGTACAGAAGAGCAGGTTGGTGAaatggaagaggaggaaggggaggtatCATGACTGCAAGCACTACTAGTGGCAGCTAGACTTCCTTTTCGCAATTTCCTGGAGAGGAAGGCCAGGGGGCTTGACAGGAAGCAGGAGGCCCagacagagatggaagtggaGGGTGGCACACTGGGTAACAGGTGGTAGGACGGGTTGCCCAATGAATAGGTCCTTCTTGAGGGAAACACCTCCTTACGCAGGCATAACGGAGCCATCTCCCGCTCAATTTCCACACTAGAGACAGTATGACGGCGTGGACGCCTGGACGGTGCGGGAGGAGTGGGGACAGGAGGAAAGAGGGCGGGGTGGAGCCGGGGTACGGAGAGGATCCTGCCATGCAGAGAGGTGGTCCAGTGGCTGTCATGGTGGAGGAGAGCAGGGATCTCTGGGCAGGAGTAGCTGCGCAACAGACGCTTCTTAAGGGTGGTGTTGTTATCTGATGAAAAGTCCATCTGCTCACCAATCGCggtatttctctcctcctcttcttcctgccCCCTCTTCCTAGTCACAGGCCTGTGCTTCTTACATTGAGTCGCTGCTTTCTTTGGCTTCTttttcccccccctccccctgagcCTCGTCTCAGAGGGTACAGGCAGTTCAGAACACTCatcctccttcccctgctcctCCTCAATCACCTGGTCAATAGTCTTGTTCTGGCCAAGGTTAGTTGGTTCACAGACAGTGGAAAACACTTCTACATCAGAGTCCATTGCCACATAATTTCCTTGCAAAGCCATAGAATGTTTcactatatttttgttcagcttGATTGAACATTTGGGATAAGTTCGCACAGGCCAAGGCACAGTTCCCTTTTTTTCTTCAACTGTTATTTGAGTAAGTTGCAGGGACTGAGTTGTCTCGGCATTGTCCTCTGTGGACGGACCTCCCCTGACTCTCTTACGTCCACCAAGGGGTTCCACAAACCTCTTATCCACCAGTAACGCGTCACTGACAGACATTTTATTAGATCCATTCCGACTCTTCTTTGGGCTCTTGCTAGAGTCAGACCCACTCATTTCTGCTCCCCAACCTGTGTCTTTGTGGACAGCCACCACTGCGGTAGTCTGTAATGTCTGTTGTGTAACATCTGAAGATCTAGAAGCTACATGGACATTGTCATCTTTGCTGGGCTTCAAAGAGTGCAAGTGATCGGCCCCAACACCAGTCAGCCCTGAAGACGTGCCAAGCTGTTGGGTTGAGCGTGAGTTATGAGACCTCCTGGATTTATTTTGTTTCGGTGGTTTTAGTGGACAACTCTCTTCTGATGTGATCTCATTCAACTTCAGACACTTTTGTTGATTTTGACATGACGCCACTTCAACCACTGTGGAAATCTTCCTCTTCTTACAGATATATTTTTGCTGATTTTTGGATGCCGTTTGAGGCCACTTCCCGTTGATATCCAAGTACTGATCAGAGACAGGCAGTTCATGATTTTCTTTCATCAATGCGGTTGTCATGGTAGTTACCATTTCCATATTACATGCTGAACTAGAGTCAGTGTCACC contains the following coding sequences:
- the LOC135554437 gene encoding uncharacterized protein LOC135554437, whose translation is MEGAAKVPPTPFCNPPHSEPPPHLLPLSSITPSCEDGKKPGDRRRSGRIQKTPKKQEPKDTVVESRQNTSPAKRESSVMQVSQSLSVKLMRVDPPRKQPLKKSGLDLNVASECQMSKNKDTKGSNNKAIPSSSTLTFDVNTTDKTEHDFNQSGMEADEEVGCGKSTGSPTSVKRWVIGPLFQSFKTKMASFTQIVMSPVRLFKPNSSPPEPDVDVSSASHSSHQQGPGYELTSGTVQHLEAGGGGNDPASRKHLKFSMDLKTHGTPEEDEFSLEGKQNMMPPGDAQRDTCMLNSSENETNNNDSLPCMQRSPLLRSSIKCGSESTESQFNSCSSTSFQPPDPSSSSCGSKLSLIVQMKEQVDLTGAHRRPLHRKFVFLNEAATQSSPSAAINASEADRISSFPAEVGICEPKAKRLATKSYVEYKIWDCIDSETSSPFSSIYNTTSESLCQADDYSIKTVGLPQDQNMLVCGSQSHMSIRKSPRKPVNTTLNNCASVSQCLQKQTDECEGKQGYMAGSAKEAKRRCRATPFIAIKRDAEKKKSVKLMKRERCEEVTEEDKVDVALESYTLTSVEHASDVELVQPGVGSKPCATSKSQSLKSRVLLRVSQSSTVYIETTQKPSETHVPLMEVTKDKGRGRSGRIKKNTSLTVMATSSNGSVLEHSNDSLCDNSIAASNSRGMTSALSYGDTDSSSACNMEMVTTMTTALMKENHELPVSDQYLDINGKWPQTASKNQQKYICKKRKISTVVEVASCQNQQKCLKLNEITSEESCPLKPPKQNKSRRSHNSRSTQQLGTSSGLTGVGADHLHSLKPSKDDNVHVASRSSDVTQQTLQTTAVVAVHKDTGWGAEMSGSDSSKSPKKSRNGSNKMSVSDALLVDKRFVEPLGGRKRVRGGPSTEDNAETTQSLQLTQITVEEKKGTVPWPVRTYPKCSIKLNKNIVKHSMALQGNYVAMDSDVEVFSTVCEPTNLGQNKTIDQVIEEEQGKEDECSELPVPSETRLRGRGGKKKPKKAATQCKKHRPVTRKRGQEEEEERNTAIGEQMDFSSDNNTTLKKRLLRSYSCPEIPALLHHDSHWTTSLHGRILSVPRLHPALFPPVPTPPAPSRRPRRHTVSSVEIEREMAPLCLRKEVFPSRRTYSLGNPSYHLLPSVPPSTSISVWASCFLSSPLAFLSRKLRKGSLAATSSACSHDTSPSSSSISPTCSSVRHLFSSSDPCDLTSDISSASVSSFCSALSKIPLENETSQQHEEDGENVEDKNHFRNEFEAIGMREEKALSDSEIKLESGKHEERRKVSSIRIRKALPKPLHNLTPMGLPKPIRVKKKEFSLEEIYTNKNFTKPPERRLETIFEVPLSRRDGSHSLLGQKRMKRFVEFPEVGVARKPRKPLVGAGAGGVLPRKAGVGSPFGRPKRGGCLSSKDHPTLNLQELDSLLCSKLDQLDSWLAFDQNIC